In Sphingomonas sp. SUN019, one genomic interval encodes:
- a CDS encoding class I adenylate-forming enzyme family protein yields MSLPGTFHSMTLGGALRAAAARDPGKIAIKYGATEISFATLSDRVGRLRDAAIGLGVVKGDVVAIASRNRTEFIEVVAGVPDAGAAVATINPRLAPGEVAQALEDCGARIVFTDPDSRALVEQSGVPGLTLITFGPEYEALLAHAPTPATRPQIDEWDAWTIPYTSGTTGKPKGVVLSHRSRMLVGLICAAEFGCFGPDDRFLAMTPMNHGGGLGFPTGILAAGGSIEILDKFDPETVLERLKFGGITGLFMVPTHFQMIFALPPETLAKYERPPITSILANAAPLPQAMKEKIIPYFGETVLHELYAATETGLVCNLRPKDQVRKVSCVGTTFPHVEAEVRRDDGSICDADEVGELWSRGPVLFNGYWNRPEETAKAVKDGWVSVGDMARRDAEGFLYIVDRLKDMVISGGANIYPREIEEVLFQHPNIADVAVIGVPDETWGERLKAFVVARGDGFTAEMLAAHCAGRIATYKIPKDVALVDALPRNANGKVLKTELRTW; encoded by the coding sequence ATGAGCCTGCCGGGCACCTTCCATTCGATGACGTTGGGCGGCGCGTTGCGCGCGGCGGCGGCGCGCGATCCGGGCAAGATCGCGATCAAATACGGCGCGACGGAGATCAGCTTCGCCACGCTGTCCGATCGTGTCGGGCGGTTACGCGATGCGGCGATCGGGCTGGGCGTGGTGAAGGGCGATGTCGTCGCGATCGCCTCGCGCAATCGCACCGAGTTCATTGAGGTGGTCGCCGGGGTGCCCGACGCCGGAGCGGCGGTAGCGACGATCAACCCGCGGCTGGCGCCCGGCGAAGTCGCACAGGCGCTGGAAGATTGCGGCGCGCGTATCGTTTTCACTGACCCCGATTCGCGCGCGCTCGTCGAGCAATCAGGCGTCCCCGGCCTGACGCTGATAACCTTCGGCCCCGAGTACGAAGCCTTGCTCGCCCACGCCCCCACCCCCGCGACCCGCCCGCAGATCGACGAATGGGACGCGTGGACCATCCCCTACACCTCGGGCACGACCGGCAAGCCCAAGGGCGTCGTCCTGTCGCACCGATCGCGGATGCTGGTCGGGCTGATCTGCGCCGCCGAGTTCGGCTGCTTCGGACCCGACGACCGTTTCCTCGCGATGACACCGATGAACCACGGCGGCGGGCTGGGCTTTCCGACCGGAATTCTCGCGGCGGGCGGGTCGATCGAGATCCTCGACAAGTTTGATCCCGAAACCGTTCTCGAACGGCTGAAGTTCGGCGGGATCACCGGCCTGTTCATGGTGCCGACGCACTTCCAGATGATCTTCGCACTGCCGCCCGAGACGCTCGCGAAATACGAACGCCCGCCGATCACATCGATCCTCGCCAATGCAGCCCCGCTGCCGCAGGCGATGAAGGAGAAGATCATTCCGTATTTCGGCGAAACCGTGCTGCACGAACTCTACGCCGCGACCGAAACGGGGCTGGTCTGCAACCTCCGACCGAAGGATCAGGTGCGCAAGGTCAGCTGCGTCGGCACCACCTTCCCCCACGTCGAGGCCGAAGTACGCCGCGACGACGGCAGCATCTGCGACGCGGACGAGGTCGGGGAATTGTGGAGCCGCGGCCCGGTGCTGTTCAACGGTTATTGGAACCGGCCCGAGGAAACCGCGAAGGCAGTCAAGGATGGCTGGGTCTCGGTCGGCGACATGGCGCGGCGCGATGCGGAGGGATTCCTCTATATCGTCGATCGTCTGAAGGACATGGTCATCTCAGGCGGTGCCAACATCTACCCGCGCGAGATCGAGGAAGTGCTGTTCCAGCATCCCAACATCGCTGACGTAGCGGTGATCGGCGTGCCCGACGAAACCTGGGGCGAGCGGCTGAAGGCGTTCGTGGTGGCGCGCGGTGACGGCTTCACCGCCGAAATGCTCGCCGCCCACTGCGCGGGCAGAATCGCTACGTACAAGATTCCGAAGGACGTGGCGCTGGTCGACGCGCTGCCCCGCAACGCCAACGGCAAGGTGCTCAAGACCGAACTCCGCACATGGTGA
- a CDS encoding tannase/feruloyl esterase family alpha/beta hydrolase — MRVLLALLALCTAAPALAQPSPLAGAAKVVLDRDRCEALAGGRFKELEGAPTWIIKASYVAATEQRQAHCAITGYVNPANVFGLYLPIDKWNGRYLVRGCGGSCGAALVELACGLHVRDGYACLITDMGHTSTNIDNNWVANNLQGLVDFGYRSTHVTTVAGKAIAAAFYAKPPNKSYFFACSTGGRQGMIEAQRFPEDFDGIVAIAPASMGPYGLKRAASVSDVDTFSANPDGSPIVPARKAILIHQAVVRACDGNDRVKDGLIGDPRACRWKPEDMACTGSDVRNCLTPPQIALLHKMYGWRGAMKGSELNWIGNYIRSAPLPGETRKPLFDLGEGRGDPATIESMINPNNPDLRPFKANGGKLIVVHGWSDHSVLPPPTIDYYETMTKTMDGPAATRSFARLFMVPGMDHCAGGEGASAINYMAAITAWVEKGAAPDKLRGVHTTPGAPLDYFGIDLPNLDRQYYAFERDHYAYPKGSVAVGKDRPTPPDTRPLDARLTDAIAIAERTATAAGYPRMNAVNQVQKALWEVLGKSNGAPDAQLAALAALAPQSSIGREAVRRLQAELALN; from the coding sequence ATGCGCGTGCTGCTGGCGTTGCTGGCGCTGTGTACCGCAGCCCCAGCGCTCGCCCAGCCGTCGCCGCTCGCCGGCGCAGCGAAAGTCGTGCTCGACCGTGACCGCTGCGAGGCGCTCGCCGGGGGCCGGTTCAAGGAACTGGAGGGTGCGCCGACCTGGATTATCAAGGCCAGCTATGTCGCCGCGACCGAGCAGCGACAGGCGCATTGCGCCATCACCGGCTACGTCAACCCGGCCAACGTGTTCGGCCTGTACCTGCCGATCGACAAGTGGAACGGCCGCTACCTCGTCCGTGGCTGCGGCGGCAGTTGCGGGGCGGCCTTGGTCGAACTCGCCTGCGGGCTGCACGTTCGTGACGGCTATGCGTGTCTGATCACCGACATGGGCCACACGTCGACCAACATCGACAACAATTGGGTCGCGAACAACCTGCAGGGGCTGGTCGATTTCGGCTATCGCTCGACCCACGTCACCACCGTCGCGGGCAAGGCCATCGCCGCCGCCTTCTACGCGAAGCCCCCCAACAAGAGCTATTTCTTCGCCTGCTCGACCGGCGGCCGCCAGGGCATGATCGAGGCGCAGCGCTTCCCCGAGGATTTCGACGGCATCGTCGCCATCGCGCCCGCCAGCATGGGGCCGTATGGGCTGAAACGCGCCGCCAGCGTGTCCGACGTCGACACGTTCAGCGCCAATCCCGATGGTTCGCCGATCGTCCCTGCCCGCAAAGCAATCCTGATCCATCAGGCGGTGGTGCGCGCGTGCGACGGCAATGATCGGGTGAAGGACGGCCTGATCGGCGATCCCCGCGCGTGCCGCTGGAAGCCCGAGGACATGGCCTGCACCGGCAGCGACGTCCGCAACTGCCTCACCCCGCCACAGATCGCGCTGCTGCACAAGATGTACGGCTGGCGCGGCGCGATGAAGGGGTCGGAACTCAACTGGATCGGCAATTACATCCGCTCCGCCCCGCTGCCGGGCGAGACGCGGAAGCCGCTGTTCGATCTCGGCGAAGGCCGCGGCGATCCGGCGACGATCGAGAGCATGATCAACCCCAACAACCCCGATCTGCGCCCGTTCAAGGCGAATGGCGGCAAACTGATCGTGGTTCACGGCTGGTCCGATCACTCCGTCCTGCCGCCGCCCACGATCGACTACTATGAGACGATGACGAAGACGATGGACGGCCCCGCCGCCACTCGCAGCTTCGCGCGGCTGTTCATGGTGCCCGGCATGGATCATTGCGCGGGCGGCGAAGGCGCGTCGGCGATCAACTATATGGCCGCGATCACCGCGTGGGTCGAAAAGGGCGCCGCCCCTGACAAACTGCGCGGGGTTCACACTACACCCGGCGCGCCGCTCGATTATTTCGGGATCGACCTGCCCAACCTCGACCGCCAATATTACGCGTTCGAGCGCGATCATTACGCTTATCCGAAGGGCAGCGTCGCCGTCGGCAAGGACCGCCCAACCCCGCCCGACACCCGCCCGCTCGATGCGCGGCTGACCGACGCGATCGCAATCGCCGAACGCACCGCGACCGCCGCCGGTTATCCGCGGATGAACGCGGTCAATCAGGTGCAGAAGGCGCTGTGGGAGGTGCTCGGCAAGAGCAATGGCGCGCCCGACGCGCAACTCGCCGCCCTGGCCGCCCTCGCTCCGCAATCCTCGATCGGACGCGAAGCCGTCCGTCGACTGCAAGCAGAACTGGCGCTGAACTGA
- a CDS encoding enoyl-CoA hydratase/isomerase family protein: MTFTTLRYEKIDRVAIATFATPDNLNGITEARLDELEAVLTDCETDETIGALILTGEGRAFCVGLDLDLLDRAFADLDYFDIIVARVNGIITRLENLDIPTIAANNGFTRAGGFEISLGCDFMIVADEAKVGDVHTDAGVVPAAVTLRLKRRVGDQRAKEILWTARWYKGQEAVDVGLAMKSVPLATLRDEAIAFARTMTDKPRATLATLKQIMRDGERLSTADGAALELAAFAHYNRTQPYGREGYSAFREKRVPSWKAA; encoded by the coding sequence ATGACCTTCACCACGCTGCGCTATGAAAAGATCGACCGCGTCGCGATCGCCACCTTCGCAACGCCCGACAATCTCAACGGCATCACCGAAGCGCGGCTGGACGAACTGGAAGCGGTGCTGACCGACTGCGAAACCGACGAGACGATCGGCGCGCTGATCCTGACCGGCGAAGGCCGCGCCTTCTGCGTCGGGCTCGACCTCGATCTGCTCGACCGGGCGTTCGCCGATCTCGACTATTTCGACATCATCGTAGCGCGGGTCAACGGTATCATCACCCGGCTGGAAAACCTCGACATCCCGACGATCGCGGCGAACAACGGCTTCACGCGCGCCGGCGGGTTCGAGATTTCGCTCGGATGCGATTTCATGATCGTCGCTGATGAGGCGAAGGTCGGCGACGTTCACACCGATGCGGGCGTGGTGCCCGCGGCGGTGACGCTGCGGCTGAAACGCCGCGTCGGCGATCAGCGCGCAAAGGAAATCCTGTGGACCGCGCGCTGGTACAAGGGGCAGGAGGCGGTCGATGTCGGGCTCGCGATGAAATCGGTCCCGCTCGCCACCCTGCGCGACGAGGCGATCGCGTTCGCGCGGACGATGACCGACAAGCCGCGCGCGACGCTCGCGACGCTGAAGCAGATCATGCGCGACGGTGAGCGCCTTTCGACCGCCGACGGCGCGGCGCTGGAGCTGGCCGCGTTCGCCCACTACAACCGCACCCAGCCGTATGGCCGCGAAGGATACTCCGCCTTTCGCGAAAAGCGCGTGCCGAGCTGGAAAGCCGCGTGA
- a CDS encoding MFS transporter, whose protein sequence is MVSADAPRSNAYAWYVVAVLIVAYTLSYVDRSILTLMVGPIRASLNISDVQLSLLHGLAFAIFYTIMGIPIGRLVDQRRRTGIVAAGVALWSMATVACGFAGSFATMFAARIGVGVGEAALSPAAYSMLADQFEGKRLVRALSFYQSAIYLGPAIATLAGGVMLGHLSPLDTALGHFEPWQLVFILVGLPGIAVALLVATLREPARRGASATDVAPPFRAVLHQVADQRGAYGLLILGLCCQSVMWNGAAAWIPTHFMRTFGWTPSQVAWSYGPAIAIAGTCGGLFGGWLAGWMRDKGYRDANIRIGIVAALTALPMIAAAPLMPTAGLSLALIACFLFCGAMPYGGAAAAFQEITPNRMRGQVSAIYLFWLNLAGIGAGSTIVAMVTQHLYGGDLGVSRSIATVAGTAAALSAVALTLCLAPYRRAMDRAGIVA, encoded by the coding sequence ATGGTGAGCGCGGACGCGCCACGCTCGAACGCCTACGCCTGGTATGTCGTCGCGGTCCTGATCGTCGCCTACACCTTGTCCTACGTCGACCGGTCCATCCTGACGCTGATGGTCGGGCCGATCCGCGCCAGCCTGAACATCAGCGACGTGCAGTTGAGCCTGCTCCACGGCCTTGCCTTCGCGATCTTCTATACCATCATGGGCATCCCGATCGGTCGCCTGGTCGATCAGCGGCGGCGGACCGGGATCGTTGCAGCGGGCGTCGCCTTGTGGAGCATGGCGACGGTCGCGTGCGGTTTTGCCGGGAGCTTCGCGACGATGTTCGCGGCGCGGATCGGCGTCGGCGTGGGCGAGGCGGCGCTGTCGCCTGCGGCCTATTCGATGCTCGCCGATCAATTTGAGGGCAAACGGCTGGTCCGCGCGCTCAGTTTCTATCAGAGCGCGATCTACCTTGGCCCCGCCATCGCCACTTTGGCGGGGGGCGTGATGCTCGGGCATCTGTCGCCGCTCGACACCGCGCTTGGCCATTTCGAGCCGTGGCAACTCGTCTTCATTCTGGTCGGCCTGCCCGGCATCGCGGTCGCCTTGCTCGTCGCCACCTTGCGCGAACCCGCACGCCGCGGCGCCAGCGCGACCGATGTCGCGCCGCCGTTTCGGGCGGTGCTGCATCAGGTCGCCGACCAGCGCGGCGCCTACGGCCTGCTGATCCTCGGCCTGTGCTGCCAGAGCGTGATGTGGAACGGCGCCGCGGCGTGGATTCCGACGCACTTCATGCGCACGTTCGGCTGGACGCCGAGCCAGGTCGCATGGAGCTACGGCCCGGCGATTGCGATCGCGGGGACGTGCGGTGGGCTGTTCGGCGGATGGCTTGCGGGGTGGATGCGCGACAAGGGGTATCGCGACGCCAACATTCGCATCGGCATCGTCGCCGCGCTGACCGCGCTGCCGATGATCGCCGCCGCGCCGCTGATGCCGACCGCCGGCCTGTCGCTGGCGCTGATTGCGTGCTTCCTGTTCTGCGGCGCGATGCCGTACGGTGGCGCAGCGGCGGCTTTTCAGGAGATCACGCCGAACCGGATGCGCGGGCAGGTATCAGCGATCTATCTGTTCTGGCTGAACCTCGCCGGGATCGGGGCGGGGTCGACGATCGTCGCGATGGTCACCCAGCACCTATATGGCGGCGACTTGGGCGTCAGCCGGTCGATCGCGACCGTCGCGGGAACCGCCGCGGCGTTGTCGGCGGTCGCCTTGACCCTGTGCCTCGCGCCCTACCGGCGGGCGATGGACCGCGCCGGGATTGTCGCCTAG
- a CDS encoding amidohydrolase family protein: protein MAGYIDIVCNIYTPEAVANGWTGLDDDFKRQVRMPPEMFGGVSIDDYLKKMDRAGIERSLLIAVRAGDLNVRGSWEIPYKVIADICAAHPDRFSALAGIDQTRGMQGLRDLTQAVEEYGFVGAHWYPHWFGTAPDAAQIYPYYAKCCELDIPIMMQVGQNLVYSKERRLPSVARPILLDQVAIDFPDLPIIGIHIGVPWTDEMIAMCWKHPNIYTAGDAYAPKHWPKQYVRYADSYGSHKVLFGTDWPVIDPERAVAEVADLGLRPASHAKMMRDNALAVFTKLPR from the coding sequence ATGGCCGGGTACATCGACATCGTCTGCAACATATACACGCCCGAGGCGGTCGCGAACGGCTGGACCGGGCTGGACGACGACTTCAAGCGTCAGGTGCGGATGCCGCCCGAGATGTTCGGCGGGGTCTCGATCGACGATTATCTGAAGAAGATGGACCGTGCGGGAATCGAACGCTCGCTGCTGATCGCGGTGCGCGCGGGCGACCTGAACGTGCGCGGTTCGTGGGAAATCCCCTACAAAGTGATCGCCGACATCTGCGCCGCGCATCCCGATCGCTTCTCGGCGCTGGCCGGGATCGACCAGACGCGCGGGATGCAGGGGCTGCGCGACCTGACCCAGGCGGTGGAGGAATACGGCTTTGTCGGCGCGCATTGGTATCCGCACTGGTTCGGCACCGCGCCCGACGCCGCGCAGATCTATCCCTATTACGCGAAGTGCTGCGAACTCGACATTCCGATCATGATGCAGGTCGGGCAAAACCTCGTTTATTCGAAGGAGCGCCGCCTCCCCTCGGTCGCGCGGCCGATCCTGCTCGATCAGGTGGCGATCGATTTCCCCGATCTCCCGATCATCGGCATTCACATCGGCGTGCCGTGGACCGACGAGATGATCGCGATGTGCTGGAAACATCCGAACATCTACACCGCGGGCGACGCCTATGCGCCGAAACACTGGCCGAAGCAGTACGTCCGCTACGCCGACAGCTACGGCAGCCACAAGGTTCTGTTCGGCACCGACTGGCCGGTGATCGATCCCGAACGCGCGGTGGCCGAAGTCGCCGACCTCGGCCTGCGCCCGGCGAGCCACGCGAAGATGATGCGCGACAATGCGCTGGCCGTGTTCACGAAGCTGCCGCGATGA